One genomic window of uncultured delta proteobacterium includes the following:
- the yliD gene encoding putative peptide transporter permease subunit: membrane component of ABC superfamily (Evidence 3 : Function proposed based on presence of conserved amino acid motif, structural feature or limited homology; Product type pt : putative transporter): protein MSTIHDTLTADAADQTPFKKRSQTYEVWRRLKKDRLAVFGLFVIAVLILLAVCADLIMPYEAAIKMNIRNKLAAPSAAHWLGCDAYGRDVLARCLHGSRISLLIGFSTSFVSLVLGGAIGAIVGYMGGKIDNLVMRLMDLFSSIPTILLALAVVAALGNGAFNICVAITVTRVPGFVRIVRSSVLGIADMEFIEAARAGGTSMFRIITRHVLPNAIGPLIVQSTMNVAIIILVAASMSFLGLGVAPPQPEWGALLSEAKEFLRTAPHLMAPPGILICLASFSMCVLGDGLRDALDPRLKS from the coding sequence ATGAGCACGATACACGACACACTCACCGCCGACGCGGCGGATCAGACTCCGTTTAAAAAGCGCAGCCAGACGTATGAAGTCTGGCGGCGTCTCAAGAAGGACCGGCTGGCCGTGTTCGGGCTTTTCGTCATTGCCGTCCTCATCCTGCTGGCTGTCTGCGCGGACTTAATCATGCCCTACGAGGCGGCCATCAAAATGAACATCCGGAACAAGCTGGCCGCGCCGTCCGCGGCCCATTGGCTGGGATGCGACGCCTACGGGCGGGACGTTCTGGCCCGCTGTCTGCACGGGTCGCGGATTTCGCTCCTGATCGGGTTCAGCACCTCGTTCGTCTCGCTGGTTCTCGGCGGCGCCATAGGGGCCATTGTCGGCTACATGGGCGGGAAAATAGACAACCTCGTCATGCGGCTGATGGACCTTTTCTCGTCCATCCCGACCATCCTGCTGGCGCTCGCGGTCGTCGCGGCCCTGGGGAACGGGGCGTTCAACATCTGCGTGGCCATCACGGTGACGCGCGTGCCGGGCTTTGTCCGTATCGTGCGTTCGTCCGTGCTGGGCATTGCGGACATGGAGTTCATCGAAGCGGCCCGCGCGGGCGGCACGAGCATGTTCCGCATCATCACGCGGCACGTGTTGCCGAACGCCATCGGCCCGCTGATCGTGCAGAGCACCATGAACGTGGCCATCATCATTCTGGTGGCGGCTTCCATGAGCTTCCTCGGGCTCGGCGTGGCCCCGCCCCAGCCGGAATGGGGCGCGTTGCTCAGCGAGGCCAAGGAATTTTTGCGCACCGCGCCGCACCTGATGGCGCCTCCCGGCATTCTGATCTGCCTGGCTTCCTTCTCCATGTGCGTGCTTGGGGACGGACTGCGCGACGCCCTTGACCCCCGTCTGAAAAGCTGA
- a CDS encoding ABC transporter, permease protein, which translates to MHRYIIKRMLFLIPIVLGVSLIIFSILYFIPGDPGSIILGPGALQDDIDKLNNELGYNLPFIERYLRYIYNAFFRFDLGISYSTKLPVFTEVMVRLPISILVAFNAICFAIVVGVPLGVLSAVKQYSLLDKIPTGLALFFASLPLFLIGMVLMLIFSLQLRWFPSTGIGSWKHYVLPMLSIGLHYAGQQFRFTRSSMLETIRQDYVRTARAKGATERTVIWRHAMKNALLPVITVAGNNFSVLIGGSVVIETLFGIPGLGVYIVNGVKQMDVPVVMGGITVFAVVFSVNMLLVDISYAFADPRIKAKYRK; encoded by the coding sequence ATGCACCGGTATATCATCAAGCGGATGCTGTTTTTGATCCCCATTGTTCTCGGGGTCTCCCTCATCATTTTTTCGATCCTGTATTTCATCCCCGGCGATCCCGGTTCCATCATTCTGGGGCCCGGCGCGCTGCAGGACGATATCGACAAGCTGAACAACGAGCTGGGCTATAACCTGCCGTTCATCGAGCGGTATCTCCGGTACATCTACAACGCCTTCTTCCGCTTCGACCTCGGCATTTCCTATTCGACCAAGCTGCCGGTATTCACGGAAGTCATGGTCCGGCTGCCCATCTCCATTCTGGTGGCCTTCAACGCCATCTGTTTCGCCATCGTCGTGGGCGTGCCCCTGGGCGTGCTCTCGGCCGTGAAGCAGTATTCCCTGCTGGACAAGATCCCCACCGGTCTGGCCCTGTTTTTCGCCTCCCTCCCGCTGTTCCTCATCGGCATGGTGCTGATGCTGATTTTCTCCTTGCAGCTTCGCTGGTTCCCGTCAACGGGCATCGGCAGCTGGAAGCATTACGTCCTGCCCATGCTGTCCATCGGGCTGCACTACGCGGGGCAGCAGTTCCGCTTCACCCGCTCCAGCATGCTGGAAACCATCCGGCAGGATTACGTGCGCACGGCGCGGGCCAAGGGCGCGACCGAACGCACGGTTATCTGGCGGCACGCCATGAAAAACGCGCTGCTGCCCGTCATCACCGTGGCCGGGAACAACTTCAGCGTGCTGATCGGCGGTTCGGTCGTCATCGAGACGCTGTTCGGCATTCCGGGGCTGGGGGTATACATCGTCAACGGCGTCAAGCAGATGGACGTCCCGGTCGTCATGGGCGGGATTACCGTTTTCGCCGTGGTTTTCTCGGTGAACATGCTCCTGGTGGACATTTCCTACGCGTTTGCGGACCCGCGCATCAAAGCGAAGTACAGGAAGTAA
- a CDS encoding conserved exported hypothetical protein (Evidence 4 : Homologs of previously reported genes of unknown function) — MRFFSRVSGCIVLALCVLLAGGAPGKALAAKRNDLKLANLAALTTVDPHATRNLHDVLIMKQLYEGLYWQNERTGAFEPRVAESYTRSDDNLSYTFKIRPNAKFHNGDPVKASDVVFSLTRAKGMVLGSLYGRDIEKSEVVDDKTVKVTLKKPSAAFMTNISNLYILSEKEVKEQGAAFGTKINRAGTGPYFLTYLDRAVKWDFEAFADYYRGPAPIKYVHYTVIPDSSAGIITFESGELDYYMAPIADFQALKDSGKYNAELVPANHISYFMVNPLRKPLDNDKLREAIAYAIDKEAMNIACFDGNAEIAKFMEKPGINTGAPAEGVYFEYDPERARKLVIEAGYEKGVNVGKILTIAGNYYEKMAQVMQANLAEVGITAEVMPLETSATLLRSRTQDFDITCNGHYSTGDFENLRRFIHTDSKGGHYVKFEGDKFDYKKFDDLLDRGGAELDPEKRAALYREVNDLVMKTYTFLPMFHRSNPHVWAKNLKATMYPNNPQLYEWSWAE, encoded by the coding sequence ATGCGTTTCTTTTCCCGAGTGTCCGGCTGTATCGTGTTGGCCTTGTGCGTCTTGCTTGCGGGAGGGGCTCCCGGCAAAGCCCTGGCGGCAAAACGCAACGATCTCAAGCTGGCCAACCTGGCCGCGCTGACCACAGTCGACCCTCATGCAACAAGAAACCTTCATGACGTTCTTATCATGAAGCAACTCTATGAAGGCCTCTACTGGCAGAACGAACGCACGGGCGCGTTCGAGCCCCGCGTCGCGGAAAGCTATACCCGCAGCGACGACAATTTGAGCTACACTTTCAAAATCCGGCCCAATGCCAAATTCCACAACGGCGATCCCGTCAAGGCGAGCGACGTCGTTTTTTCACTCACGCGCGCCAAGGGCATGGTCCTGGGGTCGCTGTACGGCCGGGATATCGAGAAATCCGAAGTCGTTGACGACAAAACGGTCAAGGTCACCCTCAAAAAGCCCAGCGCGGCCTTCATGACCAATATTTCCAACCTGTACATCCTCAGTGAAAAAGAGGTCAAAGAGCAGGGCGCCGCGTTCGGGACAAAAATCAACCGCGCCGGCACCGGCCCGTATTTTCTGACCTATCTCGACCGGGCCGTGAAATGGGATTTTGAAGCCTTTGCCGACTACTACAGAGGCCCGGCCCCCATCAAGTACGTGCATTACACGGTTATCCCGGATTCCTCGGCGGGCATCATCACCTTTGAATCCGGCGAACTCGATTATTACATGGCGCCCATCGCGGACTTCCAGGCGCTGAAAGACAGCGGCAAATACAACGCGGAACTCGTGCCCGCGAACCACATTTCCTATTTCATGGTCAATCCCCTGCGCAAGCCGCTGGACAACGACAAACTCCGCGAAGCCATCGCCTACGCCATTGACAAGGAGGCCATGAACATAGCCTGCTTCGACGGCAACGCGGAAATCGCCAAGTTCATGGAAAAGCCCGGCATCAACACCGGCGCGCCCGCCGAAGGCGTGTATTTCGAGTACGACCCTGAACGGGCCCGCAAGCTCGTCATCGAGGCGGGGTATGAAAAGGGCGTGAACGTCGGCAAAATTCTGACCATTGCCGGCAACTATTATGAAAAGATGGCTCAGGTCATGCAGGCCAACCTCGCGGAAGTGGGCATCACCGCCGAGGTTATGCCGCTTGAAACGAGCGCGACCCTCCTGCGCAGCCGGACCCAGGATTTCGACATCACCTGTAACGGCCACTACAGCACCGGCGACTTTGAAAACCTCCGCCGCTTCATCCACACCGACTCAAAGGGCGGGCACTACGTCAAGTTCGAAGGCGACAAGTTCGATTACAAAAAGTTCGACGATCTCCTGGACCGCGGCGGCGCGGAACTTGACCCGGAAAAGCGGGCCGCGCTGTACAGGGAAGTCAACGACCTCGTCATGAAGACCTACACGTTTCTGCCCATGTTCCACCGCAGCAACCCGCACGTCTGGGCCAAGAACCTGAAGGCCACAATGTACCCGAACAACCCCCAACTCTACGAATGGAGCTGGGCGGAATAA
- a CDS encoding hypothetical protein (Evidence 5 : No homology to any previously reported sequences), with protein MQYLYYRSGRLVCYPFAYCGEFSVNAGSVPVLKIVLLKLFFASQMCFRRNGYASVLRDHVKTSVIHLRQRKEAFYHTKIVTGVVNE; from the coding sequence ATGCAATATTTATATTACCGCTCAGGCAGGCTGGTGTGTTACCCATTCGCATACTGTGGAGAGTTTTCAGTAAATGCCGGAAGTGTTCCTGTGCTGAAAATAGTATTATTAAAGCTATTTTTTGCATCGCAGATGTGTTTTAGACGCAATGGCTATGCAAGCGTCTTACGCGATCACGTAAAAACATCAGTTATACATTTACGGCAACGGAAGGAGGCCTTTTACCATACCAAGATTGTTACCGGCGTGGTGAATGAATAA
- a CDS encoding putative Transcriptional regulator, LysR family (Evidence 3 : Function proposed based on presence of conserved amino acid motif, structural feature or limited homology) has protein sequence MNLQQLLFVVETAKKKSINKAAKALHTSQPNLSKAIIGLEEELNVTLFTRTKQGVLLTEDGLEFIHYATSLLEQFNDIKLTYERKNSSLPIIRVTTSRMSYTTRALIDCYNTHLKDAPAFKIYFREVSPYKVYRDVIEGAADLAIVQILASTLPFWKKIFENNSIEYHFLFECGGHILLNKNHPLMKQKKITFRDLEKYPMIQSFESSGEMPNFETEIESLRYKNFPKIFYTGERAVFHNILHETDAIFFCVTDANVDIFYDDVASIPLAEIVPDVAWQHYLLKRKNKQLSQEEHWYIESLFAVVEEYTKSHPPRATR, from the coding sequence ATGAACTTGCAGCAACTCCTGTTTGTTGTCGAGACCGCGAAAAAAAAATCCATCAACAAAGCGGCCAAAGCCCTCCACACCTCGCAGCCGAATCTGAGCAAGGCCATCATCGGCCTGGAAGAAGAGCTTAACGTCACCCTGTTCACCCGGACAAAACAAGGGGTTCTTCTGACCGAGGACGGCCTGGAGTTCATCCACTATGCGACGTCTCTCCTTGAGCAGTTCAATGACATCAAGCTCACCTATGAACGGAAAAACAGCAGCCTGCCGATTATCAGGGTGACCACGAGCCGGATGTCCTACACGACGCGCGCCCTTATCGACTGCTACAACACCCATCTCAAGGACGCTCCCGCCTTTAAGATCTACTTCAGGGAAGTTTCTCCGTACAAGGTATACAGGGATGTCATCGAAGGCGCGGCCGACCTGGCCATTGTGCAGATTCTCGCCAGCACCCTGCCGTTCTGGAAAAAAATATTCGAGAACAACTCCATCGAATACCACTTCCTCTTTGAATGCGGCGGGCACATTCTGCTGAACAAAAATCACCCGCTCATGAAGCAGAAAAAGATCACGTTCCGCGACCTTGAAAAATACCCGATGATCCAGTCATTCGAGAGCAGCGGCGAGATGCCGAACTTTGAAACGGAGATTGAATCGCTCCGCTACAAAAATTTCCCGAAGATTTTTTATACCGGGGAACGGGCGGTCTTCCACAATATTCTGCACGAGACGGACGCCATCTTTTTTTGCGTGACGGACGCGAATGTGGATATCTTTTACGATGACGTGGCATCAATTCCCCTGGCGGAGATCGTGCCCGACGTCGCCTGGCAGCATTATCTGCTCAAGCGCAAGAACAAACAACTCTCCCAGGAAGAGCACTGGTATATCGAAAGTTTGTTCGCCGTGGTGGAAGAATATACGAAGAGCCATCCCCCCAGGGCAACACGCTAG
- a CDS encoding Uncharacterized membrane protein, ortholog YYAS B.subtilis: MTCSKRKYVLRYIVFFIGLSCMALGIALTTLANLGTTPISTLPFVASLGFTPTIGFFTGMMNLALVGFQIAVLRRKFPSEQYLQIPAALLFGSLIDFWMYLVPVPEPMTYTHSVVYLAAGTLVLAFGIFVEVSADVVVMAGEGAVLVLATKLRRDFGVIKVAFDITLVVLAAALSLLLFGKVYGVREGTLISAVLVGILVKFFFGLKNRPGKGSAA, encoded by the coding sequence ATGACCTGTTCCAAGCGGAAGTATGTTCTCCGGTACATAGTTTTCTTCATCGGCCTCTCCTGCATGGCGCTCGGGATTGCGCTCACCACCCTGGCGAACCTGGGCACCACGCCCATTTCCACGCTGCCCTTTGTGGCGAGCCTCGGGTTCACCCCGACCATAGGGTTTTTCACCGGCATGATGAACCTGGCTCTCGTCGGGTTTCAGATCGCCGTCCTGCGCCGCAAATTCCCCAGTGAGCAGTACTTGCAGATACCGGCCGCGCTCCTGTTCGGCTCCCTCATTGATTTTTGGATGTACCTTGTGCCGGTGCCCGAGCCCATGACCTATACGCACAGTGTTGTGTATCTGGCGGCGGGGACGCTTGTGCTGGCTTTCGGGATATTTGTGGAGGTCAGCGCGGACGTGGTCGTCATGGCGGGCGAGGGTGCCGTTCTGGTGCTTGCAACCAAGCTCCGCCGGGATTTCGGCGTCATCAAGGTGGCGTTCGACATAACCCTGGTCGTTCTTGCCGCCGCGCTTTCCCTGCTGTTGTTCGGCAAAGTATACGGCGTGCGCGAGGGTACGCTCATTTCAGCCGTTCTCGTCGGCATTCTCGTCAAATTTTTCTTCGGCCTGAAAAACCGCCCGGGAAAGGGCAGCGCGGCCTGA
- a CDS encoding conserved hypothetical protein (Evidence 4 : Homologs of previously reported genes of unknown function) → MIAIDRLDHLVVTTEDIEASVRFYVDLLNMELDSSNNRYAVRFGNQKINLHRGKAEFLPAAQRPTAGSADFCLIARGNIADIYAELLAKNAPLEPGMGIVPRTGAAGPIDSIYLRDPDGNLVEISVYRT, encoded by the coding sequence ATGATCGCAATAGACAGGCTGGACCATCTTGTCGTGACGACGGAGGATATTGAGGCCTCGGTCCGGTTTTACGTGGACCTGCTCAACATGGAGCTGGATTCCTCCAATAACCGCTACGCCGTCCGCTTCGGGAACCAGAAAATCAACCTCCATCGCGGCAAGGCCGAATTTTTGCCCGCCGCGCAAAGGCCCACGGCCGGAAGCGCCGACTTCTGCCTGATCGCCCGGGGGAACATCGCGGATATTTACGCGGAACTTCTGGCGAAAAACGCCCCGTTGGAGCCGGGCATGGGCATTGTGCCGCGCACGGGCGCGGCCGGCCCGATAGACAGCATCTACTTGCGCGACCCGGACGGCAACCTGGTGGAGATCAGCGTCTACCGTACGTGA
- the prpR gene encoding Propionate catabolism operon regulatory protein PrpR, giving the protein MYNDGEPFAFSLIAPYGNMAALFAQYVAGLPCTLSVREGVALDEAPGIALQEIAEKKPDIIFSRGGTADYIRSAVDVPVVSIPTTAIDLLRTLQPFAGKVRKVAFFHYQQYLPEVQLVSRTLGIAIDEYVFHTKEELVSHMIEAKAKGAELTLGGILVVRMRDVSGLEGILVEAGEAAVQQAVAEAFSIARIRRVERQRQARMRTILDSVTESIIATDENNTLTLINPAAEKLLGVKAEDALGLDARSVVPNTRTAEVLRSGQAELNDIQDMGGTMIVTNRVPITVAGKTVGVVCTFNEADRIQRAEQNLRGSLRVKGFKTRYRLDDITTRDTAMLALKELAGLYAATDATILLEGESGTGKELFAQGIHSAGNRAKGPFVAVNCAAIPESLLESELFGYEEGAFTGAKRQGKSGFFEMAHKGTLFLDEVGELPLPIQARLLRVLQEREIIRVGGARVIPVDMRIICATNRDLAAWTDSGNFRQDLYYRLNVLPLGIPPLRERKEDIPLLAAAFLRANLPADFPFPEGEFFGEIAAALRGHDWPGNVRELRNVMERLAIAASVLPGKSLKSILSQVWTPVKRQGAPNRDIPLPEKGGLKEMTRAFEREAIRALLDEHGQNQVKVAGILGISRMSLWRKIQEDGNGPDGEA; this is encoded by the coding sequence ATGTATAACGACGGCGAGCCGTTTGCTTTTTCCCTGATAGCTCCTTACGGCAATATGGCGGCCTTGTTCGCCCAGTATGTCGCGGGGCTTCCCTGCACCCTTTCCGTCCGCGAGGGCGTGGCGCTTGACGAGGCGCCGGGCATCGCGCTGCAGGAAATAGCGGAGAAAAAGCCGGACATCATTTTCAGCCGCGGCGGCACCGCGGACTATATCCGCTCCGCCGTGGACGTGCCCGTCGTCTCCATTCCCACCACGGCGATTGATTTGCTCCGCACCTTGCAGCCTTTTGCCGGAAAAGTCCGCAAGGTGGCGTTCTTCCACTACCAGCAGTATCTGCCCGAAGTGCAGCTCGTTTCCCGCACCCTCGGCATCGCGATAGACGAGTATGTCTTTCATACCAAGGAGGAGCTTGTCTCCCACATGATCGAGGCCAAGGCCAAGGGCGCGGAACTGACGCTCGGCGGCATTCTGGTGGTGCGCATGCGGGACGTGTCCGGCCTGGAAGGCATTTTGGTGGAAGCGGGGGAAGCCGCGGTGCAGCAGGCGGTGGCCGAAGCCTTTTCCATCGCCAGGATCCGCAGGGTCGAGCGGCAGCGCCAGGCGCGTATGCGGACCATCCTGGACTCCGTCACCGAAAGCATTATCGCCACGGACGAGAACAATACGCTGACCCTGATAAACCCGGCGGCGGAAAAATTGCTCGGCGTTAAAGCGGAAGATGCCCTGGGGCTCGACGCCCGGTCCGTCGTGCCGAACACCCGCACGGCGGAAGTGTTGCGGAGCGGGCAGGCGGAGCTCAACGACATCCAGGACATGGGCGGCACCATGATCGTCACCAACAGAGTGCCGATCACCGTCGCGGGCAAGACGGTGGGGGTCGTCTGCACCTTCAACGAGGCCGACCGCATCCAGCGCGCGGAGCAGAACCTGCGCGGCAGCCTTAGAGTGAAGGGTTTCAAAACCAGGTACCGGTTGGACGATATCACCACGCGGGATACCGCCATGCTGGCGCTGAAGGAACTCGCGGGCCTGTACGCCGCGACGGACGCGACCATTTTGCTCGAGGGCGAGTCCGGCACGGGCAAGGAGCTGTTCGCCCAGGGCATCCACAGCGCCGGAAACCGGGCCAAGGGGCCTTTTGTCGCGGTCAACTGCGCGGCCATTCCCGAATCCCTCCTGGAAAGCGAGCTTTTCGGCTACGAGGAGGGCGCGTTCACGGGCGCCAAGCGCCAGGGGAAATCCGGCTTTTTCGAGATGGCGCACAAGGGCACGCTGTTTCTGGACGAGGTCGGCGAACTGCCCCTGCCCATCCAGGCGCGGCTTTTGCGCGTCCTGCAGGAACGCGAGATCATCCGCGTCGGCGGCGCGCGCGTCATCCCCGTGGATATGCGCATCATTTGCGCCACCAACCGGGATTTGGCGGCCTGGACGGATTCCGGCAACTTCCGCCAGGATCTTTACTATCGCCTCAACGTACTGCCCCTCGGCATCCCCCCCCTGCGCGAGCGCAAGGAAGACATACCGCTCCTGGCGGCCGCGTTTTTGCGCGCCAACCTGCCGGCGGATTTTCCCTTCCCGGAGGGGGAATTCTTCGGGGAGATAGCGGCGGCGCTGCGCGGCCACGACTGGCCGGGCAACGTGCGCGAGCTGCGCAACGTCATGGAGCGGCTGGCCATAGCGGCATCGGTGTTGCCGGGTAAATCGCTGAAAAGCATTCTTTCCCAGGTCTGGACTCCTGTGAAGCGGCAGGGCGCGCCAAACCGGGACATCCCTCTCCCCGAGAAGGGCGGGTTGAAGGAAATGACCCGCGCCTTCGAGCGCGAGGCCATCCGCGCCCTTTTGGACGAACACGGGCAGAACCAGGTCAAGGTTGCCGGGATTCTGGGCATAAGCCGCATGAGTCTGTGGCGGAAGATCCAGGAAGACGGGAACGGTCCCGACGGCGAGGCCTGA
- a CDS encoding conserved membrane hypothetical protein (Evidence 4 : Homologs of previously reported genes of unknown function): MAATIFIAFFSLIVIGVPIAIALGLSSMITMMIHSHVPVMVLVQKAYSGLDTFTLMAIPFFILAGNVMSQGGVSTRLVALASIFFGRYTGGLAQVSTAACTFFGAISGSAPATTAAIGSVMVPPMKAKGYSTEFAAACVAASGVIGLLIPPSINMVLYGVITGASIGKMFLGGIVPGLVMSAALMFVNYMVAKKHGFVGEEPPSGAQAWKAVRESFFAMLMPVIILGGIYAGIFTPTEAAVVAAFYGLVVGVFIYRELTVKKLIDVMMSTAKSSAIIMILVSLAHCFSYLLASEQIPQAIGQMMLNISREPNVLLIMICISLLIVGTFLDNAVAVVLMTPILFPIIESVGIDPVFFGVLLVLTLAIGQITPPVGLCLFVACNIANITIEKLSVSCIPYLFIMLVVMLVILFFPELTLFIPNSVDI; the protein is encoded by the coding sequence ATGGCAGCAACCATTTTTATCGCGTTCTTCTCTCTGATTGTTATCGGGGTGCCCATCGCCATTGCGCTCGGCCTGTCGTCCATGATCACCATGATGATCCACAGCCACGTGCCGGTCATGGTGCTCGTGCAGAAAGCTTACAGCGGCCTTGACACCTTCACCCTGATGGCGATTCCCTTCTTCATCCTGGCGGGCAACGTCATGAGCCAAGGCGGCGTTTCCACCCGCCTGGTGGCTCTCGCCAGCATTTTCTTCGGCCGGTATACCGGCGGGCTGGCCCAGGTTTCCACGGCGGCCTGCACGTTCTTCGGCGCCATTTCCGGGTCCGCCCCGGCCACCACGGCGGCCATCGGTTCCGTCATGGTGCCCCCCATGAAAGCCAAGGGCTATTCGACGGAATTCGCGGCGGCCTGCGTCGCGGCCTCCGGGGTCATCGGCCTTTTGATTCCGCCGAGCATCAACATGGTGCTCTACGGGGTCATCACGGGCGCGTCCATCGGCAAGATGTTCCTCGGCGGCATCGTTCCCGGCCTGGTCATGAGCGCGGCCCTGATGTTCGTGAACTACATGGTGGCGAAAAAACACGGGTTCGTCGGTGAGGAGCCGCCCTCGGGCGCGCAGGCCTGGAAAGCGGTGCGGGAATCGTTCTTCGCCATGCTCATGCCCGTGATTATCCTCGGCGGGATTTACGCCGGGATATTCACGCCCACGGAAGCGGCGGTGGTCGCGGCCTTCTACGGCCTGGTCGTCGGCGTGTTCATCTACCGGGAACTGACCGTGAAGAAGCTGATCGACGTCATGATGAGCACGGCCAAGAGTTCGGCCATCATCATGATCCTGGTCTCCCTCGCTCACTGCTTCAGCTATCTGCTGGCCAGCGAGCAGATCCCCCAGGCCATCGGGCAGATGATGCTCAATATCTCCCGCGAGCCCAACGTTCTCCTGATCATGATCTGCATTTCGCTCCTCATCGTCGGGACTTTCCTGGACAACGCGGTGGCCGTGGTGCTCATGACCCCGATCCTGTTCCCGATCATCGAGAGCGTGGGCATTGACCCGGTGTTCTTCGGCGTGCTTCTGGTGCTGACGCTCGCCATCGGGCAGATTACGCCGCCTGTCGGCCTCTGCCTCTTCGTGGCCTGCAACATCGCCAACATCACCATTGAAAAGCTGTCTGTTTCCTGCATTCCCTATCTTTTCATCATGCTTGTGGTCATGCTGGTCATTCTGTTCTTCCCCGAGCTTACGTTGTTCATCCCCAATTCGGTCGACATATAG
- a CDS encoding Tripartite ATP-independent periplasmic transporter DctQ component (modular protein), whose translation MQLLQAFNTKVNKILCGIMFVTFTLMVILTFMQVVFRYCLEQPLSWSEEGAKYLFMWATYTGASIAFYEGKHINVTLLTDLFSPRVKAAFYLLADGFCLWFLFVFIYQGFIVSQRVFMLGQFSPSLPWLPIGVTYLAIPVGCFFMFCNVLVYAIRHFHTMATGLGGDVYDPHEI comes from the coding sequence ATGCAGCTTCTGCAAGCATTCAATACCAAGGTGAACAAGATCCTTTGCGGGATCATGTTCGTCACCTTCACCCTGATGGTGATCCTGACCTTCATGCAGGTGGTGTTCCGTTACTGCCTTGAGCAGCCCCTGTCCTGGTCCGAGGAAGGCGCCAAATATTTGTTTATGTGGGCGACCTATACCGGCGCGAGCATCGCGTTTTACGAAGGCAAACACATTAACGTGACCCTGCTCACCGATCTTTTCAGCCCAAGGGTGAAGGCGGCCTTTTACCTCCTGGCCGACGGGTTTTGCCTGTGGTTCCTTTTTGTTTTCATCTATCAGGGATTCATCGTGAGCCAGCGCGTGTTCATGCTCGGCCAGTTTTCCCCCTCCCTGCCCTGGCTGCCCATCGGCGTGACGTACCTGGCCATCCCCGTGGGGTGCTTTTTCATGTTTTGCAACGTTCTGGTCTATGCGATCAGGCACTTCCACACCATGGCGACGGGCCTGGGCGGCGACGTCTACGACCCGCACGAAATTTAG